In Cicer arietinum cultivar CDC Frontier isolate Library 1 chromosome 1, Cicar.CDCFrontier_v2.0, whole genome shotgun sequence, one DNA window encodes the following:
- the LOC101493771 gene encoding rho GDP-dissociation inhibitor 1 isoform X1 yields the protein MSLTIGGVVSNSEKMGFDDNVKSNEEDTSKVEESGDEEGGTLSRYMSESSVAATEDEDDDDDRKIELGPQCTLKEQLEKDKDDESLRRWKEQLLGSVDINAVGETLEPEVKILSLAIKAAGRPDIVLPVPEDGNPKGLWFTLKEGSRYRLMFTFQVNHNIVSGLKYTNTVWKTGIKVDSCKEMIGTFSPQTETYAHEMPEETTPSGLFARGAYTAKSKFVDDDNKCYLEINYTFDIRKDWL from the exons ATGTCTTTGACCATTGGAGGAGTGGTTTCGAATTCTGAAAAAATGGGTTTTGATGACAATGTTAAAAGCAATGAAGAAGATACCTCTAAGGTTGAAGAAAGTGGTGATGAAGAAGGAGGTACTCTTAGCAGATACATGAGTGAGAGTTCTGTTGCTGCAactgaagatgaagatgatgatgatgataggaAGATTGAATTGGGTCCTCAATGCACCTTAAAGGAACAACTTGAAAAGGATAAG GATGATGAGAGCTTGAGGAGGTGGAAGGAGCAGCTTCTTGGAAGTGTTGACATCAATGCTGTTGGAG AAACTCTGGAGCCAGAAGTGAAGATCCTTAGCCTTGCCATCAAAGCTGCTGGTAGACCTGATATTGTTCTTCCAGTACCAGAAGATGGAAATCCAAAGGGTTTATGGTTTACTTTGAAAGAAGGTAGCCGTTACAGGTTGATGTTCACTTTCCAAGTCAATCATAACATTGTTTCAGGTCTCAAATACACCAACACTGTGTGGAAAACTGGTATCAAAG TTGATAGCTGTAAAGAAATGATTGGAACATTCAGCCCTCAAACTGAGACTTATGCTCATGAGATGCCTGAAGAGACAACACCATCTGGATTATTTGCTAGAGGGGCATATACAGCTAAAAGTAAG TTTGTTGATGATGATAACAAGTGCTACTTGGAGATCAACTACACTTTTGATATCAGAAAGGACTGGCTGTAG
- the LOC101492244 gene encoding transcription initiation factor IIF subunit alpha, which translates to MTMDLQLKSCCSGCRSTTDLYGSNCKHMTLCLTCGKTMAENRAKCYDCGATLTRLIREYNVRASSANDKNYFIGRFMTGLPDFSKKKSAENKWCLQKDGLQRREVTDALREKFKNRPWLLEDETGQSQYQGHLEGSQSATYYLLMKEKKEFVAXPAGSWYNFNKVAQYKQLTLEEAEEKMKNRKKTADGYQRWMMKAANNGPAAFGEHGKLDEKESNTGGGRSRKKTGDDDEGVVSDKGEEDEDEEVDRKSRLGLNKKSGYDDDEDEGPKGGDSDIDGDDIEKGDDWEHEEIFTDDDEAVGNDPEEREDLAPEIPAPPEIKQDDDEEDEDNEEEGGLSKSGKELKKLLGRTSGLDESDAEDDDDDDDDIDDEVGVPPVTAAKKEPKEEPVDTSPSKPTTTGPARGTPTSKSSKGKRKASEEAKPNIAPTKKVKTENEPKSSGKDVNGSTSKSNAPSKGAPPPPSKAGSSTAASGPVTEEEIRTVLMQKTPVTTQDLVAKFKARLRCSEDKQAFAEILKRISKIQKTTNGSSYVILRGR; encoded by the exons ATGACGATGGACCTACAATTGAAATCGTGTTGTAGCGGATGCAGATCAACCACCGATCTCTACGGAAGCAATTGCAAACACATGACTCTCTGCTTAACCTGTGGCAAAACCATGGCTGAAAACCGCGCTAAGTGCTATGATTGTGGAGCCACCCTAACTCGCTTGATTCGA GAATATAATGTTCGTGCAAGTTCTGCCAACGATAAAAACTACTTTATTGGAAGGTTTATGACTGGGTTGCCTGATTTTTCAAAGAAGAAAAGTGCTGAAAATAAATGGTGTCTGCAGAAGGATGGATTGCAGCGTCGAGAAGTTACTGATGCTTTGCGg GAGAAGTTCAAGAACAGGCCTTGGCTCTTGGAGGACGAAACAGGTCAGTCCCAGTATCAGGGTCATCTTGAAGGTTCACAATCAGCTACATATTACCTGTTAATGAAGGAAAAGAAGGAGTTTGTTGCCATN CCTGCTGGTTCCTG GTACAACTTTAACAAGGTTGCCCAGTATAAGCAATTGACTTTGGAGGAAGCAGAAGAGAAgatgaaaaatagaaaaaaaaccGCTGATGGATATCAAAGATGGATGATGAAAGCAGCAAATAATGGGCCTGCTGCTTTTGGTGAACATGGGAAGTTAGATGAAAAGGAAAGCAACACAGGTGGTGGGAGAAGCCGAAAAAAAACTGGTGACGACGATGAAGGCGTTGTCTCTGATAAAGGAGAGGAAGATGAAGATGAGGAAGTAGATAGGAAGAGTAGACTTGGACTGAATAAAAAAAGTGGTTATGATGACGATGAGGATGAAGGTCCAAAGGGAGGGGACAGTGACATAGATGGCGATGATATTGAAAAGG GTGATGATTGGGAGCATGAAGAGATTTTCACGGATGATGATGAAGCTGTTGGTAATGATCCTGAGGAAAGGGAAGATTTGGCTCCTGAAATTCCTGCTCCTCCTGAAATCAAGCAG GATGATGATGAAGAGGAtgaagataatgaagaagagGGAGGTCTGAGTAAATCTGGGAAAGAGCTGAAGAAGCTGCTTGGGCGAACTAGTGGTCTGGATGAATCTGATGCAGAGGATGATGACGACGATGACGACGAT ATTGATGACGAGGTTGGTGTTCCTCCTGTGACTGCTGCAAAGAAGGAACCTAAGGAAGAACCTGTTGACACCAGCCCTTCAAAACCCACAACAACAGGACCAGCTCGTGGAACACCTACTTCAAAGTCTTCAAAGGGGAAAAGAAAAGCAAGTGAGGAAGCAAAGCCAAATATTGCACCAACTAAGAAGGTCAAGACAGAAAAT GAACCAAAATCATCTGGAAAAGATGTAAATGGATCTACATCTAAAAGTAATGCACCTTCCAAAGGTGCGCCGCCGCCACCATCGAAAGCTGGGTCTTCTACTGCAGCTTCTGGACCTGTAACCGAGGAAGAAATTAGGACTGTTCTAATGCAGAAGACTCCAGTGACCACACAAGATCTTGTAGCTAAATTTAAGGCAAGATTAAGATGTTCCGAG GATAAGCAGGCTTTTGCTGAGATCCTGAAGAGAATCTCGAAGATACAGAAAACTACAAATGGATCCAGTTATGTTATCCTGAGAGGAAGGTAA
- the LOC140920610 gene encoding BAG family molecular chaperone regulator 5, mitochondrial encodes MKKSSSNSHTYHNDQTTPPHHTNSTQLPPQSQSKSNAALTIQSTYRAHRIRTLYRKISTVDFEADQLQRLIQLQDTVDAVRTNHLEKLRMNEALMNLLLKLDSVPGIDPTVREARRKVTRRIVGLQEILDSVSEAKVDECDLWSFNNWDQVIAQMEETVCR; translated from the coding sequence ATGAAAAAATCCTCTTCAAATTCCCACACCTACCACAATGACCAAACTACCCCTCCCCATCACACCAATTCCACTCAACTCCCTCCCCAATCCCAATCCAAATCCAACGCTGCTCTCACAATCCAATCCACTTACCGCGCCCACAGAATTCGCACCCTCTACCGCAAAATCTCTACCGTCGATTTCGAAGCCGATCAACTACAGCGCTTGATCCAGCTACAAGACACAGTAGACGCAGTCCGAACCAACCATCTCGAAAAGCTGAGAATGAACGAAGCACTCATGAACCTCCTTCTGAAACTCGATTCAGTTCCTGGGATTGATCCAACGGTGAGAGAAGCCAGAAGGAAAGTCACACGTCGGATCGTGGGACTGCAGGAGATACTTGACTCTGTTTCGGAAGCGAAAGTTGATGAATGTGATTTGTGGTCGTTCAACAATTGGGACCAAGTTATTGCACAAATGGAAGAAACTGTTTGTAGG
- the LOC101491911 gene encoding uclacyanin 1-like, protein MKMGRMVNFGVIVVAIMSMVGMATAKGTVHHVVGGDRGWDPNSDIKSWSSGRVFRVGDQIWLAYSAAEGLVAELESREEYESCNVSNPIMMYTEGLHTIPLEREGIRYFVSSDSENCKNGLKLHVDVQPKASPSRASPIAQAVVADGPTTPSSSTRFGHNVILSLLLSCVIVVLAY, encoded by the exons atgaaaatgggaaggATGGTTAATTTTGGTGTTATTGTGGTGGCAATTATGAGCATGGTGGGTATGGCAACAGCAAAAGGGACGGTGCATCATGTGGTGGGAGGAGATCGTGGGTGGGATCCGAACTCAGACATCAAATCTTGGTCTTCCGGCAGAGTCTTCAGGGTTGGAGATCAAATCT GGTTGGCGTACTCTGCAGCAGAGGGATTAGTTGCGGAGCTTGAAAGCAGAGAAGAATATGAATCATGTAATGTGAGTAACCCTATCATGATGTACACTGAAGGTTTGCATACAATCCCACTTGAGAGGGAAGGAATCAGATACTTTGTTAGTAGTGATTCTGAGAACTGCAAGAATGGTCTCAAGCTTCATGTTGATGTTCAGCCCAAGGCCTCACCTTCACGGGCCTCACCAATTGCTCAAGCAGTTGTGGCTGATGGACCTACAACTCCTTCTAGTTCGACCCGTTTTGGCCACAATGTGattctttcattattattatcatgtGTCATTGTAGTCCTTGCTTATTAA
- the LOC101493450 gene encoding long-chain-alcohol O-fatty-acyltransferase-like, with product MDAEINNFIMVWSVAASTMCYCHTIGKLISQGTPRLIAIFPAIILLFLLPLRLTSIHLGGPTSFFLGWLSTFKLFLFSFNKGPLSTNPPLSLLHFISLACLPIKFQNQPNNNINTHTDNNNNPSKSQNRNYPSPQISKKYNKSSNLRYGYATMIIILASLIPLYAKKENFHPKFVLLLYTLHMYIGLEFFFALASTFTKKILIKIFKLIF from the coding sequence ATGGATGCAGAAATTAACAATTTCATCATGGTATGGAGCGTAGCTGCATCAACGATGTGCTATTGCCACACAATTGGCAAGCTAATATCTCAAGGCACACCAAGACTCATAGCAATCTTCCCTGCCATAATTCTCCTCTTTCTCCTCCCTCTAAGACTCACTTCTATTCATCTTGGAGGTCCCACTTCTTTCTTCTTAGGTTGGCTTTCCACTTTCAAACTCTTCCTCTTTTCCTTTAACAAAGGTCCTCTCTCAACTAACCCTCCTCTCTCTTTACTTCACTTCATTTCCCTTGCATGCCTCCCCATCAAATTCCAAAACCAAcccaataataatattaatacacACACCGACAACAACAATAACCCTTCAAAATCCCAAAATCGAAATTACCCATCTCCCCAAATTtccaaaaaatacaacaaatcaTCAAATCTTAGATATGGATATGCAACAATGATTATCATATTAGCCTCTTTAATTCCTCTCTAtgctaaaaaagaaaattttcatccaaaatTTGTATTGCTATTATACACATTACACATGTATATTGGCCTTGAATTCTTTTTCGCGTTAGCATCAACATTCactaaaaaaattctaattaaaatatttaaattaatattttaa
- the LOC101492789 gene encoding fumarylacetoacetase isoform X2: MERSSCHSSKAIIMFNISIVYELQLLFMSIELLFLNAATEPILRDNEVLRQKSLVPLSQVELLLPVVVGDYTDFFSSLHHTKNCGLIFRGPQTPVLDNWYHLPVAYHGRASSVVISGTDIIRPRGQAHPAGSSSPYFGPSLKLDFELEMATIVGPGNELGKPVDINDAEDHIFGLVLLNDWSARDIQAWEYIPLGPFLGKNFATTISPWIVTLDALEPFACEAPKQDPPPLPYLAEKVSKNYDLSLEVHIKPVDHKDSTVVTRSNLKHLYWTLTQQLAHHTINGCNLRPGDLLGTGTISGPEPESRGCLLELTWNGQNSLNGLDRKFLEDGDEVVLTGFCKGNGYTVGFGTCSGKIAPPAP; the protein is encoded by the exons ATGGAAAGAAGCTCGTGCCACTCTTCAAAAGCTATTATCAT GTTCAATATTTCAATTGTGTATGAGTTGCAATTACTTTTTATGTCAATTGAATTGCTATTTTTGAATGCAGCAACTGAGCCAATCTTGAGGGACAATGAAGTTCTGAGGCAGAAATCACTTGTGCCTTTG AGCCAAGTAGAATTGCTTCTCCCTGTTGTAGTTGGGGACTATACAGACTTCTTTTCGTCTCTGCATCACACTAAAAATTGTGGACTCATATTTCGCGGGCCACAGACTCCTGTTCTAGATAATTG GTATCATCTGCCTGTTGCATATCATGGACGGGCATCTTCTGTTGTTATTTCGGGAACTGATATTATTCGACCAAG AGGCCAAGCTCATCCCGCCGGAAGTTCTTCACCCTACTTCGGCCCTTCTTTAAAGCTTGACTTTGAGTTGGAAATG GCTACTATTGTTGGACCTGGAAATGAACTGGGAAAACCTGTGGATATTAACGATGCTGAAGATCACATCTTTGGACTTGTTCTACTGAATGACTGGAGTG CTCGAGATATTCAGGCTTGGGAGTATATTCCTCTTGGTCCTTTTCTTGGAAAAAACTTTG CCACAACGATATCGCCTTGGATTGTGACCCTGGATGCATTGGAACCTTTTGCTTGTGAAGCCCCTAAACAG GATCCTCCTCCACTTCCTTACTTGGCCGAAAAAGTATCCAAAAACTATGATCTTTCACTAGAG GTTCACATTAAACCTGTTGATCACAAAGATTCGACCGTTGTGACACGGAGTAACCTCAAACACTT ATATTGGACATTGACTCAACAACTTGCTCACCACACAATCAATGGTTGCAACCTGAGGCCAGGCGATCTCCTTGGAACCGGGACAATTAGTGGCCCT GAGCCAGAGTCGCGTGGATGCTTGTTAGAGTTAACCTGGAACGGACAAAATTCGCTGAATGGTTTAGATAGAAAATTTCTTGAAGATGGAGATGAAGTCGTCTTAACTGGATTTTGCAAG GGAAATGGTTACACTGTTGGGTTTGGCACCTGCTCAGGCAAGATTGCTCCACCAGCTCCTTGA
- the LOC140919642 gene encoding acyl-CoA--sterol O-acyltransferase 1-like — protein sequence MDAEINNFIMVWSVAASTMCYCHTIGKLISQGTPRLIAIFPAIILLFLLPLRLTSIHLGGPTSFFLGWLSTFKLFLFSFNKGPLSTNPPLSLLHFISLACLPIKFQNQPNNNINTHTDNNNNPSKSQNRNYPSPQISKKYNKSSNLRYGYATMIIILASLIPLYAKKENFHPKFVLLLYTLHMYIGLEFFFALASTFTKKILSVELEPQFDKPYLSTSLQDFWGKRWNITVNRVLHPTVYEPAVKFFCRLIGRKWAPLPAIVATFSVSALMHEVVFYYIKREKRTWEAWEPSWNATCFFILHGVCLAVQVGIKKAVGEKLKLPRMMSWLLTVVFVLYTALWLFVPALVRCRVYDKASRELTALTDFVKNVARVAFYYEESTRG from the coding sequence ATGGATGCAGAAATTAACAATTTCATCATGGTATGGAGCGTAGCTGCATCAACGATGTGCTATTGCCACACAATTGGCAAGCTAATATCTCAAGGCACACCAAGACTCATAGCAATCTTCCCTGCCATAATTCTCCTCTTTCTCCTCCCTCTAAGACTCACTTCTATTCATCTTGGAGGTCCCACTTCTTTCTTCTTAGGTTGGCTTTCCACTTTCAAACTCTTCCTCTTTTCCTTTAACAAAGGTCCTCTCTCAACTAACCCTCCTCTCTCTTTACTTCACTTCATTTCCCTTGCATGCCTCCCCATCAAATTCCAAAACCAAcccaataataatattaatacacACACCGACAACAACAATAACCCTTCAAAATCCCAAAATCGAAATTACCCATCTCCCCAAATTtccaaaaaatacaacaaatcaTCAAATCTTAGATATGGATATGCAACAATGATTATCATATTAGCCTCTTTAATTCCTCTCTAtgctaaaaaagaaaattttcatccaaaatTTGTATTGCTATTATACACATTACACATGTATATTGGCCTTGAATTCTTTTTCGCGTTAGCATCAACATTCACTAAAAAAATTCTGAGTGTTGAGCTCGAACCACAATTCGACAAACCATATCTAAGCACTTCACTTCAAGATTTTTGGGGGAAAAGGTGGAATATTACGGTGAATCGCGTACTACACCCCACCGTATACGAACCCGCAGTGAAATTTTTTTGTCGTTTGATTGGGAGAAAGTGGGCCCCACTACCTGCGATTGTCGCTACTTTTAGCGTGTCGGCTTTGATGCACGAGGTtgttttttattacattaaaagGGAAAAGCGCACGTGGGAGGCTTGGGAACCCTCGTGGAACGCAACGTGCTTTTTTATATTACATGGGGTGTGTTTGGCTGTTCAAGTTGGGATTAAAAAAGCTGTTGGGGAGAAGTTGAAGTTGCCGAGGATGATGTCGTGGCTGCTCACAGTGGTGTTTGTGTTGTATACGGCGTTGTGGTTGTTTGTTCCAGCACTTGTGCGGTGTCGCGTTTATGATAAGGCTTCGAGAGAGTTGACTGCTTTGACCGACTTTGTGAAGAACGTTGCAAGGGTTGCCTTTTATTACGAGGAAAGTACCCGTGGATAG
- the LOC101492789 gene encoding fumarylacetoacetase isoform X1 has translation MTTLLQSFIQVHPDSHFPIQNLPYGVFKPQPTSSPRPGVAIGDFVLDLSEIAFAGLFNGPLLNNSDCFHQPNLNKFVSLGRPAWKEARATLQKLLSSTEPILRDNEVLRQKSLVPLSQVELLLPVVVGDYTDFFSSLHHTKNCGLIFRGPQTPVLDNWYHLPVAYHGRASSVVISGTDIIRPRGQAHPAGSSSPYFGPSLKLDFELEMATIVGPGNELGKPVDINDAEDHIFGLVLLNDWSARDIQAWEYIPLGPFLGKNFATTISPWIVTLDALEPFACEAPKQDPPPLPYLAEKVSKNYDLSLEVHIKPVDHKDSTVVTRSNLKHLYWTLTQQLAHHTINGCNLRPGDLLGTGTISGPEPESRGCLLELTWNGQNSLNGLDRKFLEDGDEVVLTGFCKGNGYTVGFGTCSGKIAPPAP, from the exons ATGACGACTCTTCTTCAATCTTTCATCCAAGTCCACCCAGATTCCCACTTTCCCATACAGAATCTCCCATACGGAGTCTTCAAACCCCAACCCACTTCTTCTCCTCGTCCCGGTGTCGCCATCGGTGACTTCGTTCTCGACCTATCTGAGATCGCTTTTGCTGGACTTTTCAATGGCCCTCTTCTCAATAACTCCGATTGCTTCCACCAG CCTAATCTAAATAAGTTTGTATCACTCGGAAGACCAGCATGGAAAGAAGCTCGTGCCACTCTTCAAAAGCTATTATCAT CAACTGAGCCAATCTTGAGGGACAATGAAGTTCTGAGGCAGAAATCACTTGTGCCTTTG AGCCAAGTAGAATTGCTTCTCCCTGTTGTAGTTGGGGACTATACAGACTTCTTTTCGTCTCTGCATCACACTAAAAATTGTGGACTCATATTTCGCGGGCCACAGACTCCTGTTCTAGATAATTG GTATCATCTGCCTGTTGCATATCATGGACGGGCATCTTCTGTTGTTATTTCGGGAACTGATATTATTCGACCAAG AGGCCAAGCTCATCCCGCCGGAAGTTCTTCACCCTACTTCGGCCCTTCTTTAAAGCTTGACTTTGAGTTGGAAATG GCTACTATTGTTGGACCTGGAAATGAACTGGGAAAACCTGTGGATATTAACGATGCTGAAGATCACATCTTTGGACTTGTTCTACTGAATGACTGGAGTG CTCGAGATATTCAGGCTTGGGAGTATATTCCTCTTGGTCCTTTTCTTGGAAAAAACTTTG CCACAACGATATCGCCTTGGATTGTGACCCTGGATGCATTGGAACCTTTTGCTTGTGAAGCCCCTAAACAG GATCCTCCTCCACTTCCTTACTTGGCCGAAAAAGTATCCAAAAACTATGATCTTTCACTAGAG GTTCACATTAAACCTGTTGATCACAAAGATTCGACCGTTGTGACACGGAGTAACCTCAAACACTT ATATTGGACATTGACTCAACAACTTGCTCACCACACAATCAATGGTTGCAACCTGAGGCCAGGCGATCTCCTTGGAACCGGGACAATTAGTGGCCCT GAGCCAGAGTCGCGTGGATGCTTGTTAGAGTTAACCTGGAACGGACAAAATTCGCTGAATGGTTTAGATAGAAAATTTCTTGAAGATGGAGATGAAGTCGTCTTAACTGGATTTTGCAAG GGAAATGGTTACACTGTTGGGTTTGGCACCTGCTCAGGCAAGATTGCTCCACCAGCTCCTTGA
- the LOC101493771 gene encoding rho GDP-dissociation inhibitor 1 isoform X2 has protein sequence MSLTIGGVVSNSEKMGFDDNVKSNEEDTSKVEESGDEEGGTLSRYMSESSVAATEDEDDDDDRKIELGPQCTLKEQLEKDKDDESLRRWKEQLLGSVDINAVGETLEPEVKILSLAIKAAGRPDIVLPVPEDGNPKGLWFTLKEGSRYRLMFTFQVNHNIVSGLKYTNTVWKTGIKVDSCKEMIGTFSPQTETYAHEMPEETTPSGLFARGAYTAKIC, from the exons ATGTCTTTGACCATTGGAGGAGTGGTTTCGAATTCTGAAAAAATGGGTTTTGATGACAATGTTAAAAGCAATGAAGAAGATACCTCTAAGGTTGAAGAAAGTGGTGATGAAGAAGGAGGTACTCTTAGCAGATACATGAGTGAGAGTTCTGTTGCTGCAactgaagatgaagatgatgatgatgataggaAGATTGAATTGGGTCCTCAATGCACCTTAAAGGAACAACTTGAAAAGGATAAG GATGATGAGAGCTTGAGGAGGTGGAAGGAGCAGCTTCTTGGAAGTGTTGACATCAATGCTGTTGGAG AAACTCTGGAGCCAGAAGTGAAGATCCTTAGCCTTGCCATCAAAGCTGCTGGTAGACCTGATATTGTTCTTCCAGTACCAGAAGATGGAAATCCAAAGGGTTTATGGTTTACTTTGAAAGAAGGTAGCCGTTACAGGTTGATGTTCACTTTCCAAGTCAATCATAACATTGTTTCAGGTCTCAAATACACCAACACTGTGTGGAAAACTGGTATCAAAG TTGATAGCTGTAAAGAAATGATTGGAACATTCAGCCCTCAAACTGAGACTTATGCTCATGAGATGCCTGAAGAGACAACACCATCTGGATTATTTGCTAGAGGGGCATATACAGCTAAAA TTTGTTGA